A single window of Acidobacteriota bacterium DNA harbors:
- a CDS encoding SDR family oxidoreductase, translating to MPAVVITGANRGIGLDLARQYVERGDEVVAVCRKSSGKLHQLGVEVADSVDVADDAAVDRLADGLKGRSIDVLINCAGILSDESLDDLDFDRIRKQFEVNSLGPLRVTAALRGNLSRGSKVAIITSRMGSIEDNTSGGRYGYRMSKAAVNMAGRSLAKDLENDGIAVAILHPGFVRTDMTGHQGFVDPSESAEGLIARIDDLTIETSGTFRHMNGEVLPW from the coding sequence CGACAGTACGTAGAACGCGGCGACGAAGTCGTAGCTGTCTGCCGGAAGTCCTCGGGTAAGCTTCACCAGCTCGGCGTTGAGGTTGCGGACAGCGTGGACGTCGCCGATGACGCCGCCGTTGATCGACTGGCGGACGGATTGAAGGGGCGCTCGATCGACGTTCTCATCAACTGCGCCGGCATTCTCTCGGATGAAAGTCTCGATGATCTCGATTTCGACCGCATTCGCAAGCAGTTCGAGGTCAACAGCCTCGGCCCTCTGAGAGTGACCGCCGCGTTGAGAGGCAACCTCAGTCGAGGGTCCAAGGTGGCAATCATCACCAGCCGCATGGGTTCGATCGAGGACAACACCTCCGGCGGACGATACGGCTATCGGATGTCCAAGGCGGCAGTCAACATGGCCGGACGATCTCTGGCGAAAGACCTCGAGAATGACGGAATAGCGGTGGCGATCCTCCACCCGGGTTTCGTGCGCACCGACATGACCGGGCACCAGGGTTTCGTCGATCCTTCGGAGTCGGCCGAGGGCCTCATCGCCCGCATCGACGATCTGACTATCGAAACGAGTGGCACCTTCCGGCACATGAACGGCGAAGTGCTTCCCTGGTAG